From a region of the Panicum virgatum strain AP13 chromosome 2K, P.virgatum_v5, whole genome shotgun sequence genome:
- the LOC120662390 gene encoding dimethylnonatriene synthase-like, producing MELAATLSMAMALVAVLVVFVLSSVVLPRGRRKALNLPPGPRGWPVLGSLGVLAGAAPPHRVLAALAARHGPLMHLRLSSYHTVVASSAETARLVLKTHDLAFADRPPTAAGEITSYGYRGIVHTPYGPYWRMARKLCATELFSARRVDSFERVRAQEMRALAIGLFRCAGRAVAVREHVAGATLRNILRMAVGKKWSGCYGSAEGEAFRRTLDEAFAATGAVSNVGEWVPLLGWLDVQGCARQMRRLRELYDRFYEKIVDEHEERRRRADAAAGEFVASDLVDVLLQLAEEDRPESEARLTRVGVKAFIQDIIAGGTESSAVTTEWAMSELLRHPEAMAGATGELDRVVGRGRWVTERDLPDLPYIDAVVKETLRLHPVGPLLVPHHAREDTVVAGYDVPAGARVLVNAWAIARDPASWPDAPDAFRPERFLGGGAGAGVDVRGAHFELLPFGAGRRICPAYDLAMKLVAAGVAIMVQGFAWRLPDGVAPEDVSMEEHVGLSTKRKVPLVAVAEPRLPAHLYDDATD from the coding sequence ATGGAGCTCGCAGCAACGTTGTCCATGGCCATGGCATTGGTGGCTGTCTTGGTAGTCTTCGTCCTCAGCTCCGTCGTCCTGCCACGCGGCCGGCGGAAGGCACTGAACCTTCCGCCGGGGCCGCGGGGTTGGCCGGTGCTCGGCAGCCTCGGCGTTCTGGCGGGCGCGGCCCCGCCGCATCGCGTGCTGGCCGCGCTCGCGGCGCGCCACGGCCCGCTCATGCACCTCCGTCTCAGCTCCTACCACACCGTGGTAGCCTCGTCGGCGGAGACCGCCCGCCTCGTCCTCAAGACCCACGACCTCGCCTTCGCCGACCGCCCGcccacggccgccggcgagatcacctcctACGGCTACCGGGGCATCGTGCACACGCCGTACGGGCCCTACTGGCGCATGGCGCGCAAGCTCTGCGCCACCGAGCTCTTCTCGGCGCGCCGCGTCGACTCGTTCGAGCGCGTCCGCGCGCAGGAGATGCGCGCGCTGGCGATCGGCCTGTTCCGGtgcgccggccgcgccgtcgccgtccgggAGCACGTCGCCGGCGCCACGCTGCGGAACATCCTCCGCATGGCCGTCGGGAAGAAGTGGTCGGGCTGCTACGGCAGCGCCGAGGGCGAGGCGTTCCGGCGCACGCTGGACGAGGCGTTCGCGGCGACCGGGGCGGTGAGCAACGTCGGCGAGTGGGTGCCGCTGCTGGGCTGGCTCGACGTGCAGGGCTGCGCGCGGCAGATGAGGCGGCTGCGCGAGCTCTACGACCGGTTCTACGAGAAGATCGTGGACGAgcacgaggagcggcggcggcgggccgatgccgccgccggcgagttcgTGGCGAGCGACCTCGTCGACGTGCTGTTGCAGCTCGCTGAGGAGGACAGGCCGGAGTCGGAGGCCAGGCTCACGCGCGTCGGCGTGAAGGCCTTCATCCAGGACATCATCGCCGGCGGCACGGAGAGCTCGGCGGTGACTACAGAGTGGGCCATGTCGGAGCTTCTCCGCCACccggaggccatggcgggcgccaccggcgagctcgaccgCGTGGTCGGCCGCGGGCGCTGGGTAACCGAGCGCGACCTGCCGGACCTCCCTTACATCGACGCCGTCGTGAAGGAGACGCTGCGGCTGCACCCGGTGGGCCCGCTCCTGGTCCCGCACCACGCCCGCGAGGACACGGTGGTCGCCGGCTACGACGtgcccgccggcgcgcgcgtgctGGTGAACGCGTGGGCCATCGCGCGCGACCCGGCGTCGTGGCCCGACGCGCCCGACGCGTTCCGGCCGGAGCGGTTCCTgggcggcggtgccggcgccggcgtggacgTCCGCGGGGCGCACTTCGAGCTGCTGCCGTTCGGGGCCGGGCGGCGGATCTGCCCGGCGTACGACCTCGCGATGAAGCTGGTGGCCGCCGGCGTGGCGATCATGGTGCAGGGGTTCGCGTGGCGGCTGCCGGACGGGGTGGCGCCGGAGGACGTGAGCATGGAGGAGCACGTCGGGCTGTCCACGAAGCGGAAGGTGccgctcgtcgccgtcgccgaaccCCGGCTGCCGGCGCACCTCTACGACGACGCCACCGACTGA
- the LOC120662372 gene encoding dimethylnonatriene synthase-like, with amino-acid sequence MELAATLSMAMALVAVLVVFVLSSVVLPRGRRKALNLPPGPRGWPVLGSLGVLAGAAPPHRVLAALAARHGPLMHLRLGSYHTVVASSAETARLVLKTHDLAFADRPPTAAGEITSYGYRGIVHTPYGSYWRMARKLCATELFSARRVDSFERVRAQEMRALAIGLFRCAGRAVAVREHVAGATLRNILRMAVGEKWSGCYGSAEGEAFRRTLDEAFAATGAVSNVGEWVPLLGWLDVQGCARQMRRLRELYDRFYEKIVDEHEERRRRADAADGEFVASDLVDVLLQLAEEDRPESEARLTRVGVKAFIQDIIAGGTESSAVTIEWAMSELLRHPEAMAGATGELDRVVGRGRWVTERDLPDLPYIDAVVKETLRLHPVGPLLVPHHAREDTVVAGYDVPAGARVLVNAWAIARDPASWPDAADAFRPERFLGGGAGAGVDVRGAHFELLPFGAGRRICPAYDLAMKLVAAGVAIMVQGFAWRLPDGVAPEDVSMEEHVGLSTKRKVPLVAVAEPRLPAHLYDDATD; translated from the coding sequence ATGGAGCTCGCAGCAACGTTGTCCATGGCCATGGCATTGGTGGCTGTCTTGGTAGTCTTCGTCCTCAGCTCCGTCGTCCTGCCACGCGGCCGGCGGAAGGCACTGAACCTTCCGCCGGGGCCGCGGGGTTGGCCGGTGCTCGGCAGCCTCGGCGTTCTGGCGGGCGCGGCCCCGCCGCACCGCGTGCTGGCCGCGCTCGCGGCGCGCCACGGCCCGCTCATGCACCTCCGTCTCGGCTCCTACCACACCGTGGTGGCCTCGTCGGCGGAGACCGCCCGCCTCGTCCTCAAGACCCACGACCTCGCCTTCGCCGACCGCCCGcccacggccgccggcgagatcacctcctACGGCTACCGGGGCATCGTGCACACGCCGTACGGGTCCTACTGGCGCATGGCGCGCAAGCTCTGCGCCACCGAGCTCTTCTCGGCGCGCCGCGTCGACTCGTTCGAGCGCGTCCGCGCGCAGGAGATGCGCGCGCTGGCGATCGGCCTGTTCCGGtgcgccggccgcgccgtcgccgtccgggAGCACGTCGCCGGCGCCACGCTGCGGAACATCCTCCGCATGGCTGTCGGGGAGAAGTGGTCGGGCTGCTACGGCAGCGCCGAGGGCGAGGCGTTCCGGCGCACGCTGGACGAGGCGTTCGCGGCGACCGGGGCGGTGAGCAACGTCGGCGAGTGGGTGCCGCTGCTGGGCTGGCTCGACGTGCAGGGCTGCGCGCGGCAGATGAGGCGGCTGCGCGAGCTCTACGACCGGTTCTACGAGAAGATCGTGGACGAgcacgaggagcggcggcggcgggccgatgCCGCCGACGGCGAGTTCGTGGCGAGCGACCTCGTCGACGTGCTGTTGCAGCTCGCTGAGGAGGACAGGCCGGAGTCAGAGGCCAGGCTCACGCGCGTCGGCGTGAAGGCCTTCATCCAGGACATCATCGCCGGCGGCACGGAGAGCTCGGCGGTGACTATAGAGTGGGCCATGTCGGAGCTTCTCCGCCACccggaggccatggcgggcgccaccggcgagctcgaccgCGTGGTCGGCCGCGGGCGCTGGGTAACCGAGCGCGACCTGCCGGACCTCCCTTACATCGACGCCGTCGTGAAGGAGACTCTGCGGCTGCACCCGGTGGGCCCGCTCCTGGTCCCGCACCACGCCCGCGAGGACACGGTGGTCGCCGGCTACGACGtgcccgccggcgcgcgcgtgctGGTGAACGCGTGGGCCATCGCGCGCGACCCGGCGTCGTGGCCCGACGCGGCCGACGCGTTCCGGCCGGAGCGgttcctgggcggcggcgccggcgccggcgtggacgTCCGCGGGGCACACTTCGAGCTGCTGCCGTTCGGGGCCGGGCGGCGGATCTGCCCGGCGTACGACCTCGCGATGAAGCTGGTGGCCGCCGGCGTGGCGATCATGGTGCAGGGGTTCGCGTGGCGGCTGCCGGACGGGGTGGCGCCGGAGGACGTGAGCATGGAGGAGCACGTCGGGCTGTCCACGAAGCGGAAGGTGccgctcgtcgccgtcgccgaaccCCGGCTGCCGGCGCACCTCTACGACGACGCCACCGACTGA
- the LOC120695865 gene encoding BURP domain-containing protein 4-like translates to MLFLRKSLFPGAILPEGTRLAGHGFPAPRRFITRAAADAVPFSSDQLDTILRMFRIPRGSSKADQVAATLRTCEEASPEPHACATSQQAAAAFAASALGTGEPRAVVTVVHGEEEAAAGARYVVAPNGVARIGGGAAGVVPCHPMPYPYIVHYCHRPAGVEALRVELTAAGAGATAVAMCHADTTSWDAGYFRMLNATRGEEICHLMPLNYVLWLPAAANLQGTYSRKPGSTRD, encoded by the coding sequence ATGCTCTTCCTGCGGAAGAGCTTGTTTCCGGGGGCGATCCTGCCGGAAGGCACTAGGCTCGCCGGCCACGGCTTCCCGGCTCCCCGGAGGTTCATCACCCGggcggccgccgacgccgtcccCTTCAGCTCCGACCAGCTCGACACCATCCTGAGGATGTTCAGGATCCCGCGTGGGTCGAGCAAGGCCGATCAGGTCGCCGCCACGCTCCGGACCTGCGAGGAGGCGTCCCCGGAGCCTCACGCCTGCGCCACGTCGCAGCAAGCCGCGGCCGCCTTCGCCGCCAGCGCGCTGGGGACCGGCGAGCCGCGCGCCGTCGTCACCGTCGTccacggggaggaggaggccgccgccggcgccaggtACGTCGTGGCGCCGAACGGGGTCGcgcgcatcggcggcggcgcagccggcGTGGTGCCGTGCCACCCGATGCCCTACCCGTACATCGTCCACTACtgccaccggccggccggcgtggaAGCGCTCCGCGTCGAGctgacggcggccggcgcgggcgcgaccGCGGTCGCGATGTGCCACGCCGACACGACGAGCTGGGACGCTGGCTACTTCCGGATGCTGAACGCGACGCGCGGGGAGGAGATCTGCCACTTGATGCCGCTCAACTACGTGCTCtggctgcctgctgctgccaaTCTCCAGGGCACATATAGCAGGAAGCCAGGAAGTACTCGTGATTAA